A stretch of DNA from Doryrhamphus excisus isolate RoL2022-K1 chromosome 6, RoL_Dexc_1.0, whole genome shotgun sequence:
caatattgcaaaacacacataattaactatgaacattttttgtaattacctgagtttactttgatgacttgcactgaattgaaccagccagggatgcatagtccggacagtagctgctgatagccagcctcaagcacacttccaaatgtttatcagtcatggataatatccgtatcataatatccgtataatattccatatccgtatggaagtgatatgttttttgcctttttacttggtccagtttttgcctttttacttggtccagctccttcactcattttagtgaccataaactttagcgagggcttaaaatctaacgcaattcgccgactagcttagcactttgcatcgttgtttacgcatgagcggtgacctaaaggtcaaaattcagttgtcatctgactggttgtcctgtatgtcaatcaagtaacggggatggatgataggctgacatcgtaagttctgctgcacttagagacgttgtttgatttgattggtcgcccgaagggcaacattcagttgtcatctgaatggctgccctgtatgtcaatcaagtgacggcattgatgctgggatgatatttttgtaatgtaagTATAGCATTAGCTTTTTCCTGACACTTAAGTCTCTGAAATGAACTCTGCGAGTTAGTATGCTAACTCGTTCATCTTGGGCGTGCTGCACATTTTATAACATTTCTCAATTCTTCTTTCTTTCAGAAAGTTGGCTTCCATTCTCGCCGAGACGGAACTGATGAAAATGTACCTGACATGGATGAACGGGCAATTCCAAATCCTGAGGCCACTCCCGCATCCTTCAGCTCAACCTGCCCACAACGCGGCGAACCCAGGAGCCAACCAGAATGCCATCTCTTACAATGGAGCCTACCCCAGGGAACAAACCTCAAACTGTCGCTTCACAGGAGTTCCTCAACGGACAGTTGGAGGCAACAACAATGGCTACCAGACGGCATTTGTCACTGTGCAGAATCCCTCTCGCACTCCTCAAGTTGGACAACCTTTCCCCGTGCCGAGGCCAGCATTGCCACTTCGCAATGACGCGCCATTGTACCGGAACCAGTCCAATACGCTGCACTGCAACGGGTCATCGGGTACTCGGGCGTTTAGCTTGGCTAGCGTACGACATACCAGGGGCCATCAGGGCGCGTACCAGGTTGCAAACCAACTTGTATCAGGAAACGGTGTCTTCTCTGCCACAGGTACTGCCCTTCAAGTCAGGCAAGGGGTTGGTGGAGTCACATCTTCTTCTGCAAGCAACATTTCTTTGGTCAACAACGCTGCACGTGGACCGCAGCCCTCCGCCCACCCTGGACCACATCGTATGGCTTCTCTTCACAACATGGCTTCCAGCCTTCCACCGAGTAGGCAGATTTCCCACGCCTCCAACTTGAATCAGAAAACACAAGCGTTCCCAACCCAGTCGGATGGCACTAAAGCACTTGGGTCCTCGGCAGCAGGGCCTCGGCACGACTCAAACGGGACACGTCTGCAAGCATCCGCTGACCTCCAAAGTACGACAACGGGACTACACAGCGACTCTGGGAGGAAAAGGACAACAGATAAGCCCCTTCATCCGCTGCTTACGCAATTGCTTCTGGCGTCGTTGCCTCAGAAAGCAAACGATAAATCCAATTCCCTAAGAGAAGTTGCTGTTGTGCATCCATTGACGCCGCCTTGCAGTCAAGGCTCCGTGAACCACGCCAGCAAAGGTCCCACAACACCCGGGTCTCTTAGTGTACTTGGTGCGGACAAGCAGAACAAGACCCAACAAGAACTTTGTAGGACGTCCCCTGAAATTTCAAGTGAGCCTCATCTTAAAGAATGCCAGAGCGTACCCGTGCAAGCTACCAGACTTGCGCCTGACACTACCGACCAGTGTGGTCAAACATCTGCTAGAAGCTTGGTAACCCTTGAGGCTCCAAAGGGCCAGGAGGAGAAGAGCAAAGGAAAGGACATTCCACCCCAGCCAACGGCCGGTAATTCCCAACTTTCCTCTCTTCCAACAAGACCGTGGACCCTTAAGGAATTACTTGCCTTGTTGGAGACTGAAGGACCTGAGATGCCTCCAGATCAACCTAAAAATGTGGATCTTGTGAGACAACTAGTGTCTCTATTTTGGGATAAAAACTTTGGAAAACTGCTGACTTTTGTTCAGACAACAATTTTAAAGGACATCATTCAAGATGTCGTCTTGTATTGTGTGAATGCTTTGAAGGAAGACAGTGTGGTCCTGTCACAGGTCCAGCCCAGGGACATAAGCCAACTAAAAAGCGCAAGTGTTCTTCAAGACGGGGAGGTGTACTCCGAAGTACCCTACAGCTCGTCATGGTTGAATCAAAACGAACAACTAGACGACATCGACAAAGAGTTTGGCCCCAACGTTTACCGCTTAGTGAGCGCCAAGCCGCCAGATGCAGGACCGACTGGTAGCGTTCCATCACCGCCTGGGAGCGAGGTACCCGGTTCCCAAGCAGGAGACGGCAGTGCCCAGTCTGACCCCCTGTACTCCTTTCAAATTCAAGTTTTGCCACCAGAAGAAGCCAAAGCCGTCTTTGACCAATGCCATGGTGTCACCTTGCATGGTGATCCAGAGCCAGTCCCAAATCCTGCTGTGGCGGATGAGCCGCTCAAAGATGTCCCTTCCACGAGGGGCTCACACACGGAGACCAGCCTACAGCAGTTCTGCTGCATCGAAAAGTGGAAGGAAACGGTCTGTGGCTCCAAAGCTTCGCTGGGTAAATGCACGTGTGGTCAGGTGTCTGATCTGGGGAGCGAGCCAATGGACCGCCAAGACCTAATGACGCTACCTGACCTTCACCCCCACTCGCCCTTGGAGTCTAAAAGTGAGAAGAGAACCAGCATGCCAGTCAGTCAGATGTTTGTCTTGAGGGACTGCAAGGATGAAACTGATGACACGGACAAAGAAACGCTACATAAAAGCCTGCCGACCATGGTAGTGGAACACCAGGACACAAACGTTTGCAGCACTGAGAAGGATCTTCACCAGGACCAGATGCCTGATTATGAAGATTGCGAAGAAGCTCAGCTGGAACCTGCAGAGAGCCGCCAATCCACCGATACGGACATTAGTGAGGAAGAGACTCCTGTGCTACCTCTTGATGGGAAGTGTGAAGAAGCTCCAAAGGCATCTTCAGACATGACAAGCTCTTCTTTGGAACCAGAAATGACCTGTCTTGGTCAGACTGGCGGTCTGACGGACGTTAGTCAAACTCCAACACAAGAAGGAGACTCAAGAAAACGGAAGCGACTAAGCAGTCCTGATACTCTCTTTCCATCCCTGAAGAAGTTGATTCAAACCAAAGCGCGTGAAGATTCACGCAATTCAAAAAGCAGGACCAGTTGTGTTCCCAAGACGGACTGTGAACCTTCAGGGCCGGTAAAAACCGTCCAGCTGGTGCTCTTCGGCTCTTTACCTCGGGAAAGGCGGGCCATATCCCAGAGATGCCAGGAGACGGCGATGATTCCAGAGGTTGTTTATGCTAATGTCAGCCCCTTGAAGAGCAGACCTGGAAAGGCCGCGTCCGCCCTGGACTACTCGGCTGCCAAAGGGATTCGTGCCAAAATGCTTTTGTCTCCTGGTAAAAGGAAGAACAGACTCAAACGCAAAGCAAAAACTACCGACAGACAAAAGACTAGTTCCATAAAGGGCCAGGACTTTGGTGCCCACCTGGGAATGTCGGCTCATGACCGGAGAAGAATGAACGAACACGGAAGCCAGGCTCTCTTCCCCATCCAGGAGAACGTCTTGAAGTTCAACGTTTTGCCCAATAGCTTCAGCTTTGAAGACTCGAAGGGCAACAAAGAAACCACAGAAGGTTGTCCAGGTGAGTCCCTCTCTGACTGTTAACGTGGGGCCATTTTGGGTACCCAGAATGGGTGGTACCATTCCCCGTGACtgctgcagacctgccaacctttTGAGGACTCCACTCTAACCTTCTGGCCCCGTTGGTGTAGTCACCAGGCTGTCCTCCAAGGCCGCCTGGGGAGTCAAAAGGTTTTCCAGCAAGGCCCAGGTACTAGGAAATGGCCTCAGTGATGGTGCGTACAAGCGTATTAAAGGGTCCAGATGCGTGGCCAGTACACCAAATgcttacatgttggcaggtctgttccAGAAGTTGGTACATGAGTATTTTACATGCAATGAAATATGCATTTGTTTGGATAGAAAATACTGAATGGTTTTCATGTaagtcatgcccccccccccccccccagataaACCTTCACCAGAATCCAAAAAGGAGACCCTCCATCAGAAAAGCATAGGTAGGACATTTCAAGCTCTGTGtgcattttatgttttaataacATCAGCATGA
This window harbors:
- the si:ch211-106e7.2 gene encoding uncharacterized protein si:ch211-106e7.2 isoform X1 translates to MKMYLTWMNGQFQILRPLPHPSAQPAHNAANPGANQNAISYNGAYPREQTSNCRFTGVPQRTVGGNNNGYQTAFVTVQNPSRTPQVGQPFPVPRPALPLRNDAPLYRNQSNTLHCNGSSGTRAFSLASVRHTRGHQGAYQVANQLVSGNGVFSATGTALQVRQGVGGVTSSSASNISLVNNAARGPQPSAHPGPHRMASLHNMASSLPPSRQISHASNLNQKTQAFPTQSDGTKALGSSAAGPRHDSNGTRLQASADLQSTTTGLHSDSGRKRTTDKPLHPLLTQLLLASLPQKANDKSNSLREVAVVHPLTPPCSQGSVNHASKGPTTPGSLSVLGADKQNKTQQELCRTSPEISSEPHLKECQSVPVQATRLAPDTTDQCGQTSARSLVTLEAPKGQEEKSKGKDIPPQPTAGNSQLSSLPTRPWTLKELLALLETEGPEMPPDQPKNVDLVRQLVSLFWDKNFGKLLTFVQTTILKDIIQDVVLYCVNALKEDSVVLSQVQPRDISQLKSASVLQDGEVYSEVPYSSSWLNQNEQLDDIDKEFGPNVYRLVSAKPPDAGPTGSVPSPPGSEVPGSQAGDGSAQSDPLYSFQIQVLPPEEAKAVFDQCHGVTLHGDPEPVPNPAVADEPLKDVPSTRGSHTETSLQQFCCIEKWKETVCGSKASLGKCTCGQVSDLGSEPMDRQDLMTLPDLHPHSPLESKSEKRTSMPVSQMFVLRDCKDETDDTDKETLHKSLPTMVVEHQDTNVCSTEKDLHQDQMPDYEDCEEAQLEPAESRQSTDTDISEEETPVLPLDGKCEEAPKASSDMTSSSLEPEMTCLGQTGGLTDVSQTPTQEGDSRKRKRLSSPDTLFPSLKKLIQTKAREDSRNSKSRTSCVPKTDCEPSGPVKTVQLVLFGSLPRERRAISQRCQETAMIPEVVYANVSPLKSRPGKAASALDYSAAKGIRAKMLLSPGKRKNRLKRKAKTTDRQKTSSIKGQDFGAHLGMSAHDRRRMNEHGSQALFPIQENVLKFNVLPNSFSFEDSKGNKETTEGCPVTRLSSKAAWGVKRFSSKAQVLGNGLSDGAYKRIKGSRCVASTPNAYMLADKPSPESKKETLHQKSIANVWNPLPGKGCDPTQHHAAPRSSGVFAVFQKKYMEMSQLSVTR
- the si:ch211-106e7.2 gene encoding uncharacterized protein si:ch211-106e7.2 isoform X2; the protein is MKMYLTWMNGQFQILRPLPHPSAQPAHNAANPGANQNAISYNGAYPREQTSNCRFTGVPQRTVGGNNNGYQTAFVTVQNPSRTPQVGQPFPVPRPALPLRNDAPLYRNQSNTLHCNGSSGTRAFSLASVRHTRGHQGAYQVANQLVSGNGVFSATGTALQVRQGVGGVTSSSASNISLVNNAARGPQPSAHPGPHRMASLHNMASSLPPSRQISHASNLNQKTQAFPTQSDGTKALGSSAAGPRHDSNGTRLQASADLQSTTTGLHSDSGRKRTTDKPLHPLLTQLLLASLPQKANDKSNSLREVAVVHPLTPPCSQGSVNHASKGPTTPGSLSVLGADKQNKTQQELCRTSPEISSEPHLKECQSVPVQATRLAPDTTDQCGQTSARSLVTLEAPKGQEEKSKGKDIPPQPTAGNSQLSSLPTRPWTLKELLALLETEGPEMPPDQPKNVDLVRQLVSLFWDKNFGKLLTFVQTTILKDIIQDVVLYCVNALKEDSVVLSQVQPRDISQLKSASVLQDGEVYSEVPYSSSWLNQNEQLDDIDKEFGPNVYRLVSAKPPDAGPTGSVPSPPGSEVPGSQAGDGSAQSDPLYSFQIQVLPPEEAKAVFDQCHGVTLHGDPEPVPNPAVADEPLKDVPSTRGSHTETSLQQFCCIEKWKETVCGSKASLGKCTCGQVSDLGSEPMDRQDLMTLPDLHPHSPLESKSEKRTSMPVSQMFVLRDCKDETDDTDKETLHKSLPTMVVEHQDTNVCSTEKDLHQDQMPDYEDCEEAQLEPAESRQSTDTDISEEETPVLPLDGKCEEAPKASSDMTSSSLEPEMTCLGQTGGLTDVSQTPTQEGDSRKRKRLSSPDTLFPSLKKLIQTKAREDSRNSKSRTSCVPKTDCEPSGPVKTVQLVLFGSLPRERRAISQRCQETAMIPEVVYANVSPLKSRPGKAASALDYSAAKGIRAKMLLSPGKRKNRLKRKAKTTDRQKTSSIKGQDFGAHLGMSAHDRRRMNEHGSQALFPIQENVLKFNVLPNSFSFEDSKGNKETTEGCPDKPSPESKKETLHQKSIANVWNPLPGKGCDPTQHHAAPRSSGVFAVFQKKYMEMSQLSVTR